In Sulfolobales archaeon, the DNA window ATGATTAAGAGGAGGAAGATGGCTGAGCTGGCTAGGAGGGCTGAGCAGGAGAGGGCTAGGAGGGAGAGGGAGGCTGCTGAAGAGGCTCTGAGGCAGGAGCTTCTGAGGAGGATCCTTACGCCAGAGGCTAGGGAGAGGCTTGCAAATCTAAGGCTTGTGAGGCCTGAGCTAGTCAAATCCCTAGAGGATCAGCTTATAGTGCTTGCCCAAAGCGGTAGAATAAAGATCCCGATTACTGATGAGGAGCTCAAGACAATACTTCAGAACCTCTTTGAGAGGACAAGGAGGGAGATAAGGATAAATATTAGGGAGAAGGGGTGGTGAGATGGCTAGGAACAAGCCCCTCGCTAAGAAGCTGAGGCTTATAAATAGGGAGAAGAGCAACTCCCCGATACCGGTTTGGGTTGTTGCAAAAACCATGAGGAGGATCAGGTATAGGCCTAGGCTGAGGCATTGGAGGAGGAGTAAGCTTAAGGATGTGTGAGGTGATCATATGGTTAAAGAGAAGGATGAAGCACTATATGTGATACCACTCCAAAGGGTATATTGGGGAGGTAGTAGGAGGACAAGGGGTAAGAGGGCTATAAGGCTTATAAAGGAGTTTGTTAAGAGGCATTTCAAGGCTGAGAGGGTTATTATAGATAATATGGTTAATGAATATATATTCAGCTATAAGATTGAGAAGCCCCCTAGGAGGATCGCTGTGAAGGTTATAAAGATCGATGAGGGCATCTACAAGGTGCTCCTAGCGGTACCAGTGCGGAGCCAAGGTAAATAGATTATTGAAAGGGCTGTGGGGCTGGGATGTCGAGGATCGCTATAGAGAAGGCCGATATCCTTGGAAACCCAAACATAGGGATATATGTTTTCGCTAATAATGAGGTTGCTATAGCACCTCCAATAATACCCCCGGATTTTGAGGAGCTATTGATAAGAGTGCTAAGGGTGAAAAGGGTTATAAAGACTAAGATCAGCGATACTATATTGCCTGGGGTAATGGTTGCTGGCAATGATAAGGGTATACTGGTTCCAAGGACTATAAGGGATGAGGAGCTGAGGGCTATTAAGGAGGGGTTCAGCGGCAACATAGCGGTTATCAAGGCGCCACCAAATGCTCTGGGGAATATAATAGTTGCTAACTCGAGAGCAGCTATGATCTACAAGGATCTAGATGATGAAATAGCTAAGCTTATAATGGATACCCTCGAGGTGGAGAGGGTTGTGAGGGGAACAATAGCTGGTCTAGTAACTGTTGGATCAGCAGCTGTTATAACAAATAGGGGTGGGCTTGTCCATCCCGATGCGAAGCAGGATGAGATCGAGTATCTATCACAGCTATTCAAGGTAAACATAGATGTCTCCTCTGTGAATTTCGGCGTATTCTTCGTAAGATCAGGGATAATAGCTAATGATCATGGGGTAATAGTTGGATCTAGGACTACGGGGCCTGAAATATTAAGGATAAGTAGGATACTTGGTGGTGGTGT includes these proteins:
- a CDS encoding DNA-binding protein, producing the protein MIKRRKMAELARRAEQERARREREAAEEALRQELLRRILTPEARERLANLRLVRPELVKSLEDQLIVLAQSGRIKIPITDEELKTILQNLFERTRREIRINIREKGW
- a CDS encoding 50S ribosomal protein L39e is translated as MARNKPLAKKLRLINREKSNSPIPVWVVAKTMRRIRYRPRLRHWRRSKLKDV
- a CDS encoding 50S ribosomal protein L31e, with the translated sequence MVKEKDEALYVIPLQRVYWGGSRRTRGKRAIRLIKEFVKRHFKAERVIIDNMVNEYIFSYKIEKPPRRIAVKVIKIDEGIYKVLLAVPVRSQGK
- a CDS encoding translation initiation factor IF-6 produces the protein MSRIAIEKADILGNPNIGIYVFANNEVAIAPPIIPPDFEELLIRVLRVKRVIKTKISDTILPGVMVAGNDKGILVPRTIRDEELRAIKEGFSGNIAVIKAPPNALGNIIVANSRAAMIYKDLDDEIAKLIMDTLEVERVVRGTIAGLVTVGSAAVITNRGGLVHPDAKQDEIEYLSQLFKVNIDVSSVNFGVFFVRSGIIANDHGVIVGSRTTGPEILRISRILGGGV